A DNA window from uncultured Methanoregula sp. contains the following coding sequences:
- a CDS encoding symporter small accessory protein: MILGIPDPQILLGYGLAIGFTLACIVYGLLNWNKGGENNGS, translated from the coding sequence ATGATTCTTGGAATTCCTGATCCCCAGATATTGCTCGGCTATGGTCTGGCCATCGGCTTTACGTTAGCGTGTATCGTGTATGGTTTGCTGAACTGGAATAAAGGTGGAGAGAACAATGGCAGTTAA
- a CDS encoding 4a-hydroxytetrahydrobiopterin dehydratase codes for MELAQQKCTTYKPGSPPLTRKETLELLAQIPGWVFAGGHITRKFEFPDAAACIAFFTEVTNLSAQEGHYPDICMKESRYVEISFYTYPAGGLTLNDFVMAWKISEMGKTP; via the coding sequence ATGGAACTCGCACAGCAGAAGTGCACAACCTACAAGCCCGGATCCCCGCCCCTGACCCGCAAGGAGACGCTCGAGCTCCTCGCCCAGATTCCCGGGTGGGTATTTGCCGGCGGTCATATCACGCGGAAGTTTGAGTTTCCGGATGCAGCAGCGTGCATTGCTTTTTTCACGGAAGTCACCAATCTCTCGGCACAGGAAGGACACTATCCGGACATCTGCATGAAAGAGTCGCGGTACGTGGAGATCTCGTTCTATACCTATCCGGCCGGCGGGCTTACCCTCAATGATTTTGTCATGGCCTGGAAAATAAGTGAGATGGGAAAAACTCCCTGA
- a CDS encoding tRNA(His) guanylyltransferase Thg1 family protein: protein MENREIFSAITSPPPVFVRLDGRAFHRLTECLGLEKPFDEFFHKAMVMACTSLVAESGLNPEFAYTFSDEISLYFSRLPFGGRVEKIDSVSASYAASSLTLAFGGTTLLSLDARVIPATPAFAVEYLINRQGEAWRNHINAYCQQALIEEGKSPKQAAEELRGLPSKDLHEMMHVRGFNLATTPAWQRRGTLVYKKKTSREGFNPVTQETVVAERSAVTTEGDLPLFTSPEGREFLNLLFTEL from the coding sequence ATGGAAAACCGGGAAATATTTTCAGCTATTACTTCTCCCCCACCCGTTTTTGTCCGGCTGGACGGCAGGGCGTTCCACCGGCTTACTGAATGCCTTGGCCTCGAGAAGCCCTTCGATGAATTTTTTCACAAGGCCATGGTGATGGCCTGCACATCGCTTGTGGCGGAGAGCGGTCTTAACCCGGAGTTTGCGTATACGTTCTCGGACGAGATCAGCCTCTATTTCTCCCGCTTGCCGTTTGGCGGCCGGGTGGAGAAGATCGACTCGGTATCTGCGTCGTATGCGGCAAGTTCCCTCACCCTTGCGTTCGGCGGCACCACGCTCCTGTCGCTCGATGCCCGGGTCATCCCGGCTACCCCTGCCTTCGCGGTCGAATACCTGATCAACCGGCAGGGCGAGGCATGGCGCAACCACATCAATGCCTATTGCCAGCAGGCTCTCATCGAGGAAGGAAAAAGCCCGAAGCAGGCGGCCGAGGAGCTGCGGGGCCTGCCCTCCAAAGATCTCCACGAGATGATGCACGTGCGGGGGTTCAACCTTGCCACAACGCCGGCCTGGCAGCGCCGGGGAACCCTTGTGTACAAGAAAAAGACCTCCCGGGAAGGATTCAACCCGGTGACCCAGGAGACCGTGGTTGCCGAGCGGAGTGCGGTCACCACCGAGGGGGATCTTCCTCTTTTCACCAGCCCCGAAGGCCGTGAATTCCTGAATCTCCTTTTTACTGAACTGTGA
- a CDS encoding cupredoxin domain-containing protein has product MKKVLVLLLIVALLAIASGCSQPPAPAEQQPATPVPAKTTPRAASPTYLPATTIPVPTNPPSVSDNTITISKLTFNPSQYTVKTGANVRWVNNDDKIHRLKFLDGIQSQIIGVGQSYTRSFDKPGIYDYTCTLHPSMQGTITVE; this is encoded by the coding sequence ATGAAAAAGGTACTTGTACTTCTCCTCATCGTTGCTCTGCTGGCAATTGCCTCAGGCTGCTCCCAGCCGCCAGCCCCTGCCGAACAGCAGCCCGCAACACCGGTTCCTGCCAAGACCACCCCGCGTGCAGCAAGTCCCACGTATCTTCCGGCAACAACGATCCCCGTCCCCACCAACCCGCCATCGGTTTCGGATAACACCATCACCATCAGTAAGCTGACATTCAACCCATCGCAATATACTGTCAAGACAGGAGCGAACGTTCGCTGGGTCAACAATGATGACAAGATCCACCGGCTCAAGTTCCTTGACGGAATACAGTCGCAGATTATCGGGGTGGGGCAGTCATATACCCGGAGTTTCGACAAACCGGGCATCTACGATTACACCTGCACACTCCACCCGAGCATGCAGGGGACAATAACCGTGGAGTGA
- a CDS encoding DEAD/DEAH box helicase: MSSVFSTLHESLQQVLSQRLDWTELREVQEQTYAAVATGADTLVIAPTAGGKSEAALIPVIDDILKNGRAGIACLYISPLKALINDQEERIGTFCTPTSLSVMKWHGDVARGERTWKEGEPPHFLMITPESLEVLLQEPRISPALRQVRFIIIDELHAFVETERGVHLKVLLDRMDAVAQRQIQRIGLSATTGNPVEVLHWLSDSRHKEKLVAVPAAPREKQFRFVIEPEEGKRIDALERAVFGKKALVFVNSRSVAEQLVQSLSGRIRNLHIHHSSLSPAMRKTAEDAFSSGSGACIICTSTLELGIDIGDLDIVVQVGPPASVSSFLQRMGRSGRRGKAAYVLWILKDPCELLCSCAIIECALEKATEPLQPLQKPYPVLLQQIFLYLHQRKCSSRRQLETALLSHPVFHAISERELRDLVSGLIQDDYLTADGDLLFLGTGAERVFGRSNWKDLYSVICGGGEYRAVTPDGDVIGNLDARFVKSRESGGLSLGGQSWSVVKRDDEHNLVVVVPGEADRSRIFWTGEGSDEGYSPLICQRIQKILAGGDSILPLSEPDREILLRALDRLPQETGEIGFHICERITEQGREILLVSLQGRTFNRVLSILVKRQLGGRVQVQYSDFSLRIRMGAEGAKNRVADALADLRNLTRQSAGDALPLPRQETGKFSRLLPLPLYREMILTDYYRIDGFMERIGKIPVSVGSRVIKKPMTEQERLMKPD, encoded by the coding sequence GTGTCATCCGTCTTTTCCACCCTCCACGAATCCCTCCAGCAGGTCCTCTCCCAGAGGCTCGACTGGACCGAGCTGCGCGAAGTGCAGGAGCAGACCTATGCCGCAGTTGCCACGGGAGCCGATACTCTCGTCATCGCCCCCACGGCCGGCGGGAAATCCGAGGCTGCACTGATCCCGGTCATTGACGATATCCTCAAAAACGGCCGGGCCGGCATTGCCTGCCTGTATATCTCTCCTTTGAAGGCGCTGATCAACGACCAGGAGGAGCGCATCGGCACATTCTGCACCCCTACTTCACTCTCCGTCATGAAATGGCACGGGGATGTGGCACGGGGAGAGCGGACCTGGAAGGAGGGGGAGCCTCCCCATTTCCTGATGATCACGCCCGAATCGCTCGAGGTCCTGCTCCAGGAACCCCGGATCTCGCCCGCCCTCCGGCAGGTCAGGTTCATCATTATCGATGAACTCCACGCATTTGTGGAGACCGAGCGGGGCGTGCACTTGAAAGTCCTCCTGGACCGGATGGACGCTGTTGCCCAGCGGCAGATCCAGCGGATCGGCCTCTCGGCAACAACGGGAAACCCGGTCGAAGTGCTGCACTGGCTCTCCGACAGCCGCCATAAGGAGAAGCTGGTTGCCGTTCCCGCTGCCCCCAGGGAGAAGCAGTTCCGGTTCGTTATCGAACCGGAGGAGGGAAAACGGATCGACGCACTTGAACGAGCCGTTTTTGGAAAGAAAGCGCTCGTGTTTGTGAACAGCCGGAGCGTTGCCGAACAGCTTGTACAGTCCCTGTCCGGCAGGATCCGTAATCTCCATATTCACCACTCTTCCCTGTCCCCGGCCATGCGAAAAACGGCGGAAGATGCTTTCTCATCCGGCAGCGGTGCCTGCATCATCTGTACAAGCACGCTGGAACTCGGGATCGATATCGGGGATCTGGACATCGTGGTACAGGTGGGGCCGCCGGCATCGGTCTCCTCGTTCCTCCAGCGGATGGGCAGGAGCGGGCGGCGGGGGAAGGCAGCATATGTTCTCTGGATACTCAAAGATCCCTGCGAGTTACTCTGCAGTTGCGCTATCATCGAATGTGCCCTGGAGAAGGCTACAGAACCCCTTCAGCCATTGCAGAAACCCTACCCGGTCCTCCTCCAGCAGATTTTCCTGTACCTGCACCAGCGGAAGTGTTCCAGCCGGCGGCAGCTGGAGACCGCACTGCTCTCCCACCCGGTCTTCCATGCCATAAGCGAACGCGAACTGCGGGATCTCGTATCGGGCCTTATACAGGATGATTATCTCACGGCCGACGGGGACCTGCTCTTTTTAGGCACCGGGGCCGAGCGGGTCTTCGGGCGCTCAAACTGGAAGGATCTCTATTCGGTCATCTGCGGAGGGGGGGAGTACCGGGCGGTCACTCCTGACGGGGATGTCATCGGGAACCTGGATGCCCGGTTCGTCAAAAGCCGCGAATCCGGCGGCCTCTCTCTGGGCGGCCAGTCCTGGTCGGTTGTCAAGCGCGACGATGAGCACAACCTCGTTGTCGTTGTTCCCGGTGAGGCGGACCGTTCACGCATCTTCTGGACGGGGGAGGGAAGTGATGAGGGATACTCCCCGCTGATCTGCCAGAGGATCCAAAAGATCCTGGCTGGAGGAGATTCCATCCTGCCCCTCAGCGAGCCGGATCGCGAGATCCTGCTCCGGGCACTTGATCGTCTGCCACAAGAGACCGGAGAGATCGGTTTTCACATCTGCGAGCGGATCACGGAGCAGGGCAGGGAGATTCTCCTCGTCTCCCTGCAGGGCAGAACGTTCAACCGGGTTCTCTCGATCCTGGTGAAACGGCAGCTCGGGGGCAGGGTCCAGGTTCAGTACAGCGACTTTTCTCTCCGGATCCGTATGGGAGCGGAAGGGGCGAAAAACCGGGTGGCAGACGCTCTTGCCGATCTTCGCAATCTCACCCGGCAGTCTGCCGGCGATGCGCTCCCCCTCCCCCGCCAGGAAACCGGAAAATTTTCGCGGCTTCTCCCGCTCCCGCTCTACCGGGAGATGATCCTGACCGATTATTACAGGATAGACGGATTTATGGAGCGCATCGGTAAAATTCCCGTATCGGTCGGGAGCAGGGTCATAAAAAAGCCCATGACAGAACAGGAACGGTTGATGAAACCGGATTAA
- the ileS gene encoding isoleucine--tRNA ligase, with protein sequence MREVTANFSAKEIERGVQEYWRTHDTYKAVKQHRSAGKPFFFVDGPPYTTGHIHIGTAWNKILKDSLLRYHRMKGENVIDRAGYDMHGLPIEVKVEQALGFESKKDIEKFGIRAFIEKCREFAVTNKKLMDDQFENLGVWLDFAGAYQTVTPDYIEAAWWTLAKAEDRGMLERGHRVVNWCPRCETAIADAEVEYWDENDPSVFVKFPLRGRPDEFLVIWTTTPWTLPANVAVAVAKEFEYAKVLAKKDGKEEHLWIAEPLVKAVLKKARFKDYSIVEKKKGADLKGWVYDSPLLGRVPLQREIEHKVTIADFVALENTGMVHIAPGHGWDDYVLGTKEGLPIVCPVDGAGRFKEEAGEFAGQFVRDANENVLAALGDHLLAKETVTHRYGHCWRCKTPIIFRATSQWFLKASEMRDLMLREVEKVTWYPEWAGSARFYDWIKEARDWCVSRQRYWGIPIPVWVCPKCDAYRVIGTIKELEDRSGRSLPDPHRPYVDEVTIPCTCGGTMKRVEDIFDVWFDSAVASWATLGFPNKTKDFEALWPADFITEGQDQTRGWFYSQLGASTIAFGKAPYKSVCMHGFALDAEGKKMSKSLGNVVNPSDVIEKVGVDVLRLYVLSSSAPWDDLKFNWEGVGTINRAVNILWNVYRFPVPYMILDRFEPASKNGVWDDSFIRANLTRMPDEDRFIISRINSVAATVDAALKECQLHRATRELVNFILEDLSRWYVQLVRPRMWLEGESEQKLFAYETIYYVMRRLMGILAPVCPHLTEEIYRNLRCANDPASIHLLDWNAGDTALVDATLEGAVAIVRSFDEAAANARQTGKRKLRWPVSEVIVVTGSDAVKNAIGRLNAVCMDRANARKVSVVMGRWDKVGWHAEPVMKALGKGFGKDSFKVKGLIDAADGNAIKAAIDGGKTYSLTADGAVFEIGTDHVTFTEKLPAEIFSAPMTDATVYVDVALTPGLEAEGYAREVIRRIQDMRKQLDLAVEDTINAEVSVGDQRILALLRTNETVALIGDEVRAKVFAFSKDGTCPDPARFASVKEWDVEGVAMTIGISRV encoded by the coding sequence TTGAGAGAAGTCACCGCGAACTTCAGTGCCAAGGAGATCGAACGCGGGGTGCAGGAATACTGGCGCACCCACGATACGTACAAGGCAGTAAAGCAGCACCGCAGTGCGGGAAAACCGTTCTTCTTCGTGGACGGGCCGCCGTACACAACAGGGCACATCCACATCGGCACGGCCTGGAACAAGATCCTAAAGGACAGCCTCCTCCGTTACCACCGGATGAAAGGAGAGAATGTCATCGACCGGGCCGGGTACGACATGCACGGGCTGCCCATCGAAGTCAAGGTCGAGCAGGCGCTCGGTTTTGAGTCCAAGAAGGACATCGAAAAGTTCGGTATCCGGGCCTTCATCGAGAAGTGCCGGGAGTTCGCGGTCACGAACAAGAAACTCATGGACGACCAGTTCGAGAACCTCGGGGTCTGGCTGGACTTTGCGGGAGCCTACCAGACAGTGACCCCCGACTATATCGAGGCTGCCTGGTGGACCCTTGCAAAAGCGGAGGACAGGGGCATGCTCGAACGGGGCCACCGCGTGGTGAACTGGTGCCCCCGGTGCGAGACGGCGATCGCAGACGCCGAGGTGGAATACTGGGACGAGAACGACCCCTCGGTCTTCGTCAAGTTCCCCCTCCGCGGGAGACCGGATGAGTTCCTCGTCATCTGGACCACAACCCCCTGGACCCTGCCGGCCAACGTTGCGGTGGCGGTGGCAAAGGAGTTCGAGTACGCAAAAGTGCTTGCCAAGAAAGACGGGAAGGAAGAGCACCTCTGGATCGCCGAACCTCTCGTCAAGGCGGTGCTCAAGAAAGCCCGGTTCAAAGACTACAGTATTGTCGAGAAGAAGAAGGGTGCAGATCTCAAAGGATGGGTATACGACTCCCCGCTTCTCGGGCGGGTCCCGCTCCAGCGGGAGATCGAACACAAGGTCACCATAGCAGATTTCGTTGCCCTTGAGAATACCGGCATGGTCCACATCGCCCCCGGCCATGGCTGGGACGACTACGTGCTCGGGACAAAGGAAGGCCTCCCAATCGTCTGCCCGGTGGACGGAGCAGGCAGGTTCAAGGAGGAGGCCGGGGAATTTGCCGGACAGTTCGTGCGGGATGCAAACGAGAATGTCCTTGCTGCTCTCGGCGACCACCTGCTTGCAAAAGAGACCGTCACCCACCGGTACGGCCACTGCTGGCGGTGCAAGACGCCGATCATCTTCCGGGCCACCTCCCAGTGGTTCCTGAAAGCTTCCGAGATGCGGGACCTGATGCTCAGGGAGGTCGAGAAAGTCACCTGGTATCCCGAATGGGCCGGCAGCGCCCGGTTCTACGACTGGATCAAGGAAGCCCGCGACTGGTGCGTATCCCGCCAGCGCTACTGGGGTATCCCGATACCGGTCTGGGTCTGCCCGAAGTGTGACGCGTACCGGGTCATTGGAACGATCAAAGAGCTCGAGGACCGGAGCGGCAGATCCCTGCCCGATCCCCACCGGCCGTACGTGGACGAGGTGACCATACCGTGTACCTGCGGTGGTACGATGAAACGGGTCGAGGATATCTTCGATGTCTGGTTCGATTCCGCGGTGGCTTCGTGGGCAACGCTCGGGTTCCCGAACAAGACCAAAGATTTCGAGGCCCTCTGGCCGGCCGACTTCATCACGGAGGGGCAGGACCAGACCCGGGGCTGGTTCTACTCCCAGCTCGGGGCAAGCACGATCGCTTTCGGGAAAGCCCCGTACAAAAGCGTCTGCATGCACGGTTTCGCTCTCGATGCCGAGGGCAAGAAGATGTCAAAAAGCCTCGGCAATGTTGTAAATCCCTCGGACGTTATCGAGAAAGTGGGCGTGGACGTGCTCCGGCTCTATGTGCTCTCTTCCTCCGCGCCGTGGGACGACCTCAAGTTCAACTGGGAAGGAGTGGGAACGATCAACCGGGCAGTCAACATCCTCTGGAACGTGTACCGCTTCCCGGTGCCCTACATGATCCTTGACAGGTTCGAGCCTGCATCGAAGAACGGGGTCTGGGACGATTCATTCATCCGGGCGAACCTTACCCGCATGCCTGACGAGGACCGGTTCATCATCTCCCGGATCAACTCCGTCGCGGCAACAGTCGATGCCGCACTCAAGGAGTGCCAGCTCCACCGGGCAACCCGCGAACTGGTGAACTTCATCCTCGAAGATCTCTCCCGCTGGTACGTCCAGCTCGTCCGTCCCCGGATGTGGCTCGAAGGCGAGTCCGAACAGAAACTCTTCGCATACGAGACGATCTACTACGTGATGCGCAGGCTCATGGGCATCCTTGCACCGGTCTGCCCGCACCTGACCGAGGAGATCTACCGGAACCTGCGGTGTGCAAACGATCCGGCAAGCATCCACCTGCTGGACTGGAACGCAGGCGATACTGCACTCGTTGATGCAACGCTCGAAGGGGCGGTCGCAATCGTCCGTTCCTTTGACGAGGCCGCAGCCAATGCCCGGCAGACAGGGAAACGCAAACTCCGCTGGCCGGTCTCGGAGGTGATCGTGGTGACCGGCTCCGATGCCGTAAAGAATGCCATAGGAAGGCTCAATGCGGTCTGCATGGACCGGGCAAATGCCCGGAAGGTTTCCGTTGTCATGGGACGCTGGGACAAGGTAGGCTGGCACGCGGAACCGGTGATGAAAGCGCTCGGGAAAGGATTCGGCAAGGATTCCTTCAAAGTCAAAGGACTCATCGATGCCGCAGATGGCAATGCAATCAAGGCAGCAATCGATGGCGGGAAAACCTATTCGCTGACAGCCGACGGGGCGGTCTTCGAGATCGGAACGGATCACGTGACCTTCACCGAGAAACTCCCGGCCGAAATCTTCTCGGCACCGATGACGGACGCAACCGTGTACGTGGATGTCGCCCTGACCCCGGGCCTCGAGGCCGAGGGATATGCCCGCGAAGTTATCCGGCGGATCCAGGACATGCGCAAGCAGCTCGATCTCGCGGTTGAAGACACTATCAATGCCGAGGTGTCCGTGGGCGACCAGCGCATTCTCGCCCTGCTCCGGACGAATGAGACCGTTGCCCTGATTGGCGACGAGGTGCGGGCAAAGGTCTTCGCATTCTCAAAGGACGGGACCTGTCCTGACCCGGCACGCTTCGCCTCCGTAAAAGAGTGGGACGTGGAAGGCGTGGCAATGACTATCGGCATCTCCAGGGTCTGA
- the trxA gene encoding thioredoxin: MDDELSQIREKRRREIEEKMKHEKMKASVENIDEMHFQQFITTNQYVVVDFWAEWCGPCRRIAPIMDELSMEFSGRVAFGKCNTDDNRHLAMQFNIDAIPAMMLFSKGQLVDRIIGAYPKEAIREKIVRRFNLD, encoded by the coding sequence ATGGATGATGAGCTTTCCCAGATCCGGGAGAAGCGCAGAAGGGAGATTGAAGAGAAGATGAAGCACGAAAAGATGAAAGCGAGCGTGGAGAACATCGATGAGATGCATTTCCAGCAGTTCATAACCACGAACCAGTATGTTGTGGTGGATTTCTGGGCAGAGTGGTGCGGCCCCTGCCGGAGGATTGCACCGATCATGGATGAACTCTCAATGGAATTTTCCGGAAGAGTTGCATTCGGGAAATGCAATACGGATGACAACCGGCACCTGGCCATGCAGTTCAATATCGATGCAATTCCTGCAATGATGCTCTTTTCAAAGGGCCAGCTGGTGGACCGGATCATCGGGGCTTACCCCAAGGAAGCGATCCGGGAGAAGATTGTCCGCAGGTTCAATCTCGATTAA
- a CDS encoding sodium:solute symporter family protein, with the protein MAVNALTMTVLVLLYLAVTLVIGYLGYKKTKNSEDYLVAGRDSHPVIIALSYGATFISTSAIIGFGGQAANLGMGLIWLTVLNIGVGILLAFVIFGKKTREIGHRLSAVTFPDLMCKIYKSPLLQYIAGFIIVISMPLYTAAILIGGARFIEPTLGIPYVSSLLLFALITAVYVVFGGIIAVMYNDAFQGTIMFIGMTVLFALTLLIVGGFTAGATTLTGMANLVPKALAAQGMTGWTTMPDLGSPIWFTVVTTLVLGVGIGVLAQPQLVVRFMTAKDNKSLNRAVLVGGPFILMMTGVAFTVGALSNVYFFQTSGQIAIDAAGGNVDAIIPLFINASMPDIFVIIFMLTLLAAAMSTLSALYHAMGTALICDLWGRGKECALSMKAHQAGIVIMMVLSTILAFLLPISIIARATAMFMGLCACAFLPAFAVGVYAKNPSTKAALWSMVSGAVVWFLWTAFVHAAEAKPLGLCQAIFGKATLLGAPWTAVDPLVIGLPVSMIVMIVLQYQYGKVQPAAPAAA; encoded by the coding sequence ATGGCAGTTAATGCCCTCACCATGACCGTTCTGGTCCTGCTCTACCTTGCAGTAACGCTGGTAATCGGGTACCTCGGGTATAAAAAGACTAAAAACTCCGAGGATTACCTTGTAGCAGGGCGGGACAGCCACCCGGTCATCATCGCGCTCTCGTACGGTGCCACGTTCATCTCCACGTCTGCCATCATCGGTTTTGGCGGCCAGGCTGCCAATCTCGGGATGGGCCTCATCTGGCTGACGGTTCTCAATATCGGTGTCGGTATCCTGCTCGCGTTCGTGATCTTCGGAAAGAAGACTAGGGAGATCGGGCACCGGCTCAGCGCGGTTACGTTCCCGGACCTGATGTGCAAGATCTACAAGTCGCCGCTCCTCCAGTACATTGCCGGTTTCATCATCGTGATCTCGATGCCGCTGTACACGGCCGCAATCCTGATTGGCGGGGCCCGGTTCATCGAGCCTACGCTGGGCATTCCCTATGTAAGTTCCCTCCTCCTCTTTGCCCTCATCACGGCAGTTTACGTGGTCTTCGGCGGGATCATCGCCGTTATGTATAACGACGCATTCCAGGGCACCATCATGTTCATCGGCATGACCGTTCTCTTTGCGCTCACGCTCCTGATCGTCGGGGGATTCACGGCCGGGGCAACCACCCTCACCGGTATGGCAAACCTTGTCCCGAAAGCGCTTGCCGCCCAGGGCATGACCGGCTGGACCACCATGCCCGACCTCGGGTCGCCGATCTGGTTCACGGTTGTGACAACGCTGGTTCTGGGTGTCGGTATCGGAGTTCTCGCCCAGCCGCAGCTCGTTGTGCGGTTCATGACTGCAAAGGACAACAAGTCCTTAAACCGCGCCGTGCTCGTTGGCGGGCCGTTCATCCTGATGATGACCGGTGTTGCCTTCACGGTCGGGGCGCTCAGCAATGTCTACTTCTTCCAGACATCAGGACAGATTGCGATCGATGCTGCTGGAGGCAATGTTGACGCTATCATCCCGCTCTTCATCAATGCCTCGATGCCGGATATATTCGTCATCATCTTCATGCTCACCCTGCTTGCCGCAGCCATGTCCACTCTCAGCGCGCTCTACCATGCGATGGGAACTGCCCTGATCTGCGATCTCTGGGGCAGGGGAAAGGAGTGCGCCCTCTCCATGAAGGCACACCAGGCCGGCATCGTCATCATGATGGTGCTCTCGACCATCCTCGCGTTCCTCCTGCCGATCAGTATCATTGCCCGGGCAACCGCGATGTTCATGGGCCTGTGCGCCTGCGCCTTCCTCCCGGCCTTTGCTGTCGGAGTCTATGCAAAAAACCCGTCCACGAAGGCAGCCCTCTGGAGCATGGTATCAGGGGCTGTGGTCTGGTTCCTCTGGACTGCCTTTGTCCATGCAGCAGAAGCAAAACCTCTGGGCCTCTGCCAGGCGATCTTCGGGAAAGCGACCCTGCTTGGGGCACCATGGACTGCGGTGGACCCGCTGGTGATTGGCCTGCCGGTCTCGATGATTGTCATGATCGTGCTCCAGTACCAGTACGGAAAAGTGCAGCCGGCGGCGCCCGCTGCAGCCTGA
- a CDS encoding CBS domain-containing protein translates to MDGSYRIGRLFGIPILIHYTFLLVIPLFAWIIGSQITTTIDMLKEIFQVSIDTTRVTAGFMPYILGTIAALGLFFGVLVHELAHSLVARRKGIGINSITLMIFGGIATMEEGVPDPKAELPMALVGPVASLVFGLVCCGLVYGVPLLAISSSTAGVLIFIFGYLGVLNILLCFFNLIPAFPMDGGRVLRAFLAGRMPLHRATKIAADVGKGFAIIFGIIGLFMFSPFLILIALFIYIGANMESTAMKFNHILQDVTVGSMMSSPVTTVAPTLPVSQVIAMMYSSKHLGFPVIERDTLVGMITLADVNRTTPIDREAMQVRDVMTKEVITLPPTAPVVDALRIMSANNFGRIPVVEDGKILGIVTRTDILKVTELRQV, encoded by the coding sequence ATGGACGGTTCTTACCGGATCGGGCGCTTATTTGGAATCCCGATCCTCATTCACTACACATTCCTGCTGGTCATCCCCCTTTTTGCGTGGATCATCGGCAGCCAGATCACGACAACCATCGATATGCTCAAAGAGATCTTCCAGGTATCGATCGATACTACCCGGGTCACGGCCGGGTTCATGCCCTACATCCTCGGGACCATCGCGGCACTCGGCCTCTTCTTCGGGGTTCTCGTGCACGAGCTTGCCCATTCCCTGGTTGCCCGGCGGAAAGGGATCGGGATCAACAGCATAACCCTGATGATCTTCGGCGGCATTGCCACGATGGAGGAGGGGGTGCCGGATCCCAAGGCCGAACTCCCGATGGCCCTGGTCGGTCCCGTAGCAAGCCTCGTCTTCGGGCTTGTCTGCTGCGGGCTTGTGTATGGTGTCCCGTTGCTTGCGATCAGCAGCAGCACTGCAGGGGTGCTCATCTTCATCTTCGGGTATCTCGGGGTCCTGAACATCCTTCTCTGTTTCTTCAACCTCATTCCCGCGTTTCCCATGGACGGGGGGCGGGTGCTCCGGGCATTTCTTGCAGGACGGATGCCCCTTCACCGGGCCACCAAGATCGCCGCCGACGTGGGAAAAGGATTTGCGATCATCTTCGGCATCATCGGCCTCTTTATGTTCTCGCCGTTTTTGATCCTGATTGCGCTCTTCATCTACATCGGGGCGAACATGGAATCCACGGCAATGAAATTCAACCACATTCTCCAGGACGTGACCGTAGGCTCGATGATGAGCAGCCCGGTAACGACCGTTGCCCCGACCCTGCCGGTCAGCCAGGTCATCGCGATGATGTACTCGAGCAAGCATCTCGGGTTTCCCGTGATTGAGCGGGATACGCTTGTCGGGATGATCACGCTTGCGGATGTGAACAGGACCACCCCCATCGATCGCGAGGCCATGCAGGTGCGGGATGTGATGACAAAAGAGGTGATCACCCTTCCCCCCACAGCCCCGGTAGTCGACGCCCTCCGGATCATGTCCGCCAACAACTTCGGCCGGATCCCGGTGGTAGAGGACGGGAAGATCCTCGGTATCGTAACACGAACGGATATCCTCAAAGTGACCGAACTCCGGCAGGTTTAG
- a CDS encoding PRC-barrel domain-containing protein — METQITELFGLQIYTDKGMFIGEVEDVVIDVDSKKMEAIVVGKVNDQLFELKSFKGLKIPYRIISAIDDIVLIRHLPGAFTGGSAGEE, encoded by the coding sequence ATGGAAACCCAGATTACAGAGCTGTTCGGGCTTCAGATCTATACTGACAAAGGCATGTTTATTGGCGAAGTCGAGGATGTTGTCATCGATGTGGATTCGAAGAAGATGGAGGCCATTGTGGTCGGGAAAGTGAACGACCAGCTGTTTGAGCTCAAGAGCTTCAAAGGCCTCAAGATACCCTACCGGATCATCAGTGCAATCGATGATATCGTCCTGATCCGCCACCTTCCGGGTGCGTTTACGGGCGGCAGCGCAGGCGAAGAGTAA